The Vigna unguiculata cultivar IT97K-499-35 chromosome 11, ASM411807v1, whole genome shotgun sequence genomic sequence aaatttcaacataACTCCCCACCTAATTATTTTTGAGCCCCACTTTTGACCcctttttgatttaatttttcatgaaaACTCCCCATGAAGTAGTATTGTACTCACCACTTACTAATAATATCCATAATTTTTGCATTACCATATAGGTTCACCGTTAACATAACCCAGCCGCGAATTATGTTTTcatggaaaaatatttgtaacatCATAAAGTGATTGGGTCTGTAACACAAtcgaaaaatatttgaaattttcattGCTTAAAAAAACTGTGTCTGTGAACCAAAATATCCAACAAAACTTCCCACTTAATTTTTTTGCACTCCCCACTTATGAACCTAATTGTGAGTTTATTATGTATGAAAAAAATCGCGACCAACATTGAAACCCAAAACTGGTGGAAGCCTCGTCGTGGATGACTTTTAGTGGCCGATGTGTTCTCCGGCAAGCACCACTTCTTTGCTTCTCTCtaccttctctctctctctctctctctttctctctttcgctctctctctctctgttgcTTCTTTGCTTCtctaactctctctctctctctgtgcCTTTTCTCTCACTGTCTCTGTGTCTTcggtttttgaaaaaaaaaaaattttaactccCACACTTGTAGCAGTTTTCTTTCATTAGAAAAAAgttaatgtttaaataaaaaaaggtcaTGCCAGATCACCCATGtcaaatttaagttaaaaaaatgttcaaatatcattttcgtaAGTTTTATTACTGTTATCacaacttttattaaatttttatttattaatcttcttaaagaatttttttaaatatcttattttattgttgataaTAAGATGGtgtgatagttttttttttttttttttaatttagtggATTGACAAAGTGAATGAATGTGTTGGATTCTTATTATATATCAAAACTTCTAGTCaacaatatcataataaaattagcCTCTTATTAAATAATTTGGGGAAAAGTTGTGTATGATTGCTTTAGGTTtccaaataatttattcaaccatcaaaatttaaaaaagcacagatataattaaaatcttaattgtaaaaataaaaataaaaattagggtttatttAGGTATTGTTGAAAAGGAAAGATGGGTCAGAGTACACACCGACGCATAGGTAGGTCTACACTGCACACGCTTTAATGAATCATTTTGCACTCTCAAATTAAAGCCATCATCATCACCTTTGAGTGATCCACGTGAAACCACcaaattttttcacaaaagttaTGTGTTAAGATTAAactatatgaaattttatttcgtaCAAGTAactttgtattatatatttcatatactatatatactatatatatatatatatatatatatatatatatatatatatatatatatatattcttctgTTCAGCCTATTTGTCACTGGATTATTCATTGTGTAACTgtcttaaataattaatattcgTAACAGGGGAGAATGTTTTGTAAAGATTTGTATACTTTTAATTAGTTAgaagtaattttaaatattgtttctaattgttattactatatataaaatcaacgaaatttattatatatgatgATTTATGATTGAAtgatactatattttttttaaatgttaatatgctcaaattaaatttatgtttgaagGCTGACATCTGGTTTAAATTTTAGCATTTGATAactcttcttttatattttaatcaatataaaatgttttcttaCTCCATCGAGATATACAAGCATCACATTTAAGAAAGAGACAAAATTTCACGTGATTTAAGAGCATATAATAATGATGGGAAAACAAGTAATATATGTTCTTTGGGAACATCAACACGTATAACAACTACCCTATAAAGAAATAAGTTTTgactttaaaatcatttttaatatcaagAATATTTGCAATTGAAACCTAAAAGCAGTAAATCTTCAAATCCACGTTTTCCATGtcatacaataataataacatgagTCTGTGCATCCACCTGCTACCTACTATTGTATGAACTGagaaattagaatttttttttttgtttaaaactcCGACACTGGTCTTTAAATTCTCAAAATGGATagatataacatttttaatataacatacTTTCCTGCATCAATTCACCCTACTCCAGTTAGCACTTTGCAGAACTCAAATTCATATGCATGATGGATGGATGCAGATTTTTCTATCCATTGAAGAAAGGGGATTTTGAAATGCAAACAATTATATCCTTGGCACTTTTTCTACCAGGGAAGTTACAcagaaaaattgaaaaggaaACTCAACTACCacacatgatgatgatgacagttgactaaaaataagaatatattaaTATCATCTAAGATTTAACGAAATATGTGCTAACTTTCTTTAATTCATATAATAACATAACAAATCAGGAAATTCTATAACCAGAAGGGTAAATGTCACATTGTTATTATTTGGTAAGTGTGGATAACAAGACAGGAGGGAAACGACAAAAATTACAATATCAAGAAGAGAACAACTTCCCTAGCATCAGCTTCTAGCATGCCTAGTAACTGCAATGGTATAGTTTCAATTTCAACTCTGAAAATGAGCTACAGAATTTGTCCCCACCTTCTCTTTCTGAGATGAACCACATTTAACTCCTAAGTTACGAGAGTCTCATATTTATGACACGGGTTCAAGGGTTGCTGTACTGATGAAACTGCCAGCAATGAATCAGGTACACAGCACTTTCCCGTGCCTAGAAATTGATTCCATTAAATCTTACAAAATGAGAGTGTCATTTTCCCAACAATTAAAGCTACAAACATACTTTATTCTAAAATGAAGACTCTAAGAGGATACAAATCTCGCTATACTCTTCAGGTTCAGAAAATGACCCTGCAATGTATTCTGGGTTCTTTGTCAAGCCTAGGAAGCTAGGATACCTTGCCACAAATCTAAAGAGAACGGTGAATTTAAGTAGGTGGGTCAAACATACACAGGCAACTAAAACGTTTGGTTCAGCACCCACCAATGTCATAGGAGCATCATCAGTTGGGTTGTGGCTAGATAATCAGTGAGTGCATCATTATCGCATTAAATAACTGGCACTAATCCAAATGGAAACCCTATTTGCAGCTATAATTCTAATATTAAACATGTGATTTCAGTATAAGGTTTCCTATAAGAAGGCGGGGCTTGGTTACCAAATACCCTAGCAAACAAATTGCATGCTGAATGGGGATTTTGAAGTCTTCTAGTACTGTTACCCGGATAGATAGCAGATGTACTACTAgttagattgaaaaaaaaaaaaaatcttggtaCAGAGTATATGAGCCACAATATAATTGGAGGAGACAGTCCTCAAATTGCACTCgtcaaaattttcattaatgGCTAGGGAATTGAGCTTTAATACACCCAAAATCAAATAGCTCGGTGATTTTAAGCAGAGTGGGTGAGGAAAAAAGAACATCTTAATTTACAGATTAAATTCTCCTCCTGTTATCAACCCGTTGTTTCTTGGACGCAGATCCAGCTTGTGTATGCTCACCACTTGATCGAATCTAGATGAGATGGAGAAACTATTTCAAACCTCAATACAATAAATGATTCTTAAACATACTATGCAGCAGGAGAAATCACCTTATCAAGCTTATCCCGTACAAAATTTACTGTTCGATTCATGGACGGTGAAGCAAAATAATCCTGGAAATATAACATGTTAGGATGAGGTAATATACGAAAAGCGAGTGTCCATATTTTTAGCACATAACGTCTTACAGGAAATTTATTAAGTATAATAGTTTGGAAAACTATAATATCAGATCCACCAATCAAGGCCCTATGATATTGCAAAAAAGCTAATAACTGTAAAAATAACATCCATTAGAGAAATGACGAATGCTGATCACTTGAAAAATACAACTGCATATAGGTGTCTTCTGATTGGTCTAgataaaaaagataagaaaCTCAAAAACTTCTGAATAATAGCTGACAGTTATTCATTCCCCACCCAAAAAATTTCCTTCAATTCAAAGGGGAGAGTGTAAGAATTCTAGCGTAAACTTTGAATGTGAATGTGCATATATCAAGAAGCAACAAACCTCATTAGAGGAAATCCTTGTTGGAAAATTACCACTGCCCGAACCTCCTTTGAATTCTACATCCCTACAGTGGGAAAAGAGAAACAATTACAAATGTTGCCTTGCTTCAGCTGAATCTACGAATTGCAGAGCACTGAAAGAATAAATTACCAAGCATTAGAATCTAAATGTTGTGCACTATTGACATTTGATGTAATCATAGCATTAGAGCTTGTGGCTGGGGTCTCTTTAGATCTTCTAGCTGATGTCAGAGAGAATTTACAAGTTAAAATTGTGATTACAACAACTATTCATATAACAAGCATTTATGTGTACTGTGTAGTATGCTACCACTGAACTGCTCTAACTTACGGTTCAATCGCGCTAAAACCTCCCTTCTTCTTCCCTCTAACTTATCTTGTGTGTCTGATGGGCTCTCGAATTGGGTTGCATATGAAACCTGCAGTTTATTCCcgaagaaaacaaaatcatccaattttctttttgcaaacCTGAAAATTATAGATAGTAGGTACTCCCTCAATTCAACCTTCTCAAACATAACATTAAGAAAAACTAATATGACTCCTctaacactttttctttttttttttattctcaaagCTCTCCTTATTAAAATTGCACACTTATTccactgataaaaaaaatgagctCCAGCAATTTAGTATGCTTCTCTCGAATTTTAATGAAGTTATAAACAGTTTTAACAACCacaaattgcaaaaaaataGTTGAACTGCTCTATTCCATCTGCAATTCAATATAGCTATCGCACCGCAGTTTAACAACACTGGTTTCCAATTTTGATAATAGTTTGTTCCTCCTATATTTTATAACACAACTACTTCATCAGCCAATAGAGAACAAATGAAACCTAGCATTGCTGACAAGGCGGAATTTGATCCAATAGACATCAGTGTATTTCTCACAGTCTTCTGCATCCATGGGCTTACACCTGCAGAGGTAAAAACTCAAATAAATTGATGGATAgagataaacaataaaatacataaacGAATGAATACACAAACTGGGAAGTGATGAGTGCATTTACTCCTCGACTTCTCCATAGGATGAAAAAAGTTGCAGCAAATCATCCCCACATCCTAATTCTGGAACGTTCCTCACAATCAAATATCTGCACCCTCCAAACcaaacaattcattttttttttttcactaaaaaacaaaattgaattgaGGAAAGAGTAGAAAACGGGACCTGGATTCATCACAGACAGTGTAAACCCGAACTGCAGGGGACTCGTCCTTGTAACGAGGCATTTGAGAATTATTTGTTCAAAGcgaatgaagaaaaaaaggtttataGGAACAGAGAATAACGAAATAGTAGAAACTATAATTAGgttaagaaattaagaaatataagatCAATCAATGCATGAGAAAATTGGGGGTCGGGTTAGGGTTTACTCAGGGATTTGGGACAATTGGTTAATATgataaatgatttgattttctttttcaaattttcatttttttccttgtaattgtataaaaagtaaatttctgATCTCTGTTCTTGTTTACCTGCGTAACACAAACGTTATCGATGTGTATACACAAACAATATTGtgcatgtattttttaaatatgtataatattataatgttataatattattaaattaatatttattaaaataaagtaaaatatattaaaattgataagaaaaaaaagtaaatacatataattttataaaaaatttataaaaataacggttaatttttaaaaatttaataaattattatatttaaaaggtaaaattgatattttaaaaaatggacaGAAAAAAAGgaatcttttatatattgttataaatattgtttttgtcactcatttaaattaattttcttttatttattttgaagttacctaaataaaataatattttttgcttgtattaaataaattgttaattacattaatataaCAGTTAtgattctaaataaaataaaactgaattaataattatcgatatcataatttatttaatgtcacatttaactacaaattttaataaaaatgaaatttcattattaattatttaataaaaatgaaatttcattattaattatttataaccGGTACCTTAATAACACTTGTCGTCAtaacctttttttaattatggtcTTTAACAACAAATCGATTcctttttatatgattttgatGGTTATGATTTATCTCATAATTAAAAGAGTTTTGATTTAAGCATCAAGACCCCTTTTTTcgcatataatatatatatatatatatatataaaaaccaATTTATGTAAGAAAATTGTCTACCAAGAAAGTTCAAAAGGGTTTTACCCTACTTCATATAtgtttacaaaagaaaaagaaaaaaataagagacaCAAAGGTTGATTTTACCCTACTTCATATACTTTATTCCTCTGTTCAGTTCTTTCAAACTTAACATATGCTAATTTTTTCTAGACTAAATAGACTATGATTAAGAGATTTTGACTGATTGTGATTAATCTCTTAATCTGCTCCAAATTCTGAGTATTGCCATGTCAAGACAGCGTTAGAGTATGATTAAGAGATTCTTGATTGATTGTGATTAATCTCTTAATCTGCTACAAAATTCTCAGTATTGCCATGACAAGACAGTGTTACACAGGAGAATCTGGAGGATGATGATTATTATGGTCTTGGCAAGCCCTTATTGTCCATGTCACAAGGAAAAACACCATGAACACTGCAAGAAACATCTCTCCTATCCATGTCATCCGAGAAAATTTCTTCAAAGGCTTGCAGTGTTTGAGAATGATCTGAGAAAATGCATCTTTCACCAACTGGCATTCTATCAACCGATCCATTCTGGGATACAGATTCAGTATGCTCTGAATTATATCTGTATAAGTCTCTAGTAAACTATATTCATCAGCCTTCATGGATTCTTCAGTGCTCCCACAATTTTCTCTATTATCACTAATACAAGTATAATACCTCAAAACCTATAAGACAACATTAGGGAAGTGATAGTAATCACAGATAACAAAAGTAGAATGACTGTAAAATTTATGGAAGAGATTTAGTGTTAGTGATTGCCTTATTTGTATCATACCTTAGGGATATCTACAATTTTAACAGTATCAGGTTGGCACATGTCTGGCTGATACAAATATTCAGGTGGTGCTGAAAAAGGATTGCACAGATAAACACCATCTGGAAGCAAAGAGGGGTTTGTATTCACCTAGAGTTTAGCCAAAGAATAATatcattaaatcattttcaGCTTATAATATGAGATGAAACTTAAACTCCTTTTTGCTGTGGTCAATATTGAGAATTATGTAATCTAGTTTTGACTGAATCCACTGATTCATAAAACACAAGTCATTGGAGAGTCTTTTACAGATTACACAATTCTTTTGGAGGTACATTCACACAATGACAGATCTTGACCACTAATTTTGGAAGACTGAAATGATATACTCAAACAAAGTATATTTTAATGTCTAATCTTTATGTGACTTATAAGCTCTACTCTCTTGGATTAAAAACCAACACAATGTGAATTGTATAGAAAAGTAAGTGATAATGATGgggaaagaagaaagagaaatgtgtactcttttcaaaataattttcaaatggTTGAAGTTTGTTGAAACTTACAAATTCTTCTTAGATCACAGTGTTTACTTGGCAGATTCTTCTTATGttatagtttttaataaattttaaccaatAATAATGTGTCTTAGAAGGATGGAGAGTATTTGTTGCAAGCAATTCTGAAGAAGAAATTCATATTTGAGACTATGCAAAGGTTACCTCATATACTATTTGGGTGACCCCTGCAGCAATTTTATGCAGAAATGATTTTGCTGAGAGCAACTTAGCACAAGGGAGAGCAGAGCTCAGGGTGGAATTGTAGGGATTTTCTTCGAAGGTCTCAAGAACTCTGCAGATATCTTGAGAAAAACTGCAGAATAGGATAAGTCATTTAGTAATTAAACTCCACCTTCATCCCTACTAAACATTTTATAGCaggaaaaatattgatataactagaaaataaacacaacaaagaaagaTCTTGGTTATACTTttcaaagaagaaatataatcCGAAGATTAGCCAGCATATCACTGTCATCAGCCAGCACAGTACAACAAATCTGAGAGAAGAACAGAGGAGAAAATGAAGAACCAGTAATTCATGGATGAAAATGTTAGTTCCAAGTAAAGATAATTTAGTTTACCTACACGTAAAATGGCCTCCAAAACATCTTTACTCCAAAAACTGTTCAACAGAAAATTCCAACATGTTAGAAAATCATGCCTAGTTTATCAAAATTTCTAATTTAACTAGTTAGTTTATAAGCTTTTTGAGTTACTATCTCAGAAACCAGTCTTAACCTGAATGTTATGTATCATCATATCATTATTAACCAGTTAGACATACCTGACAAAATTGGTACTGCAACTAAATTCAAGGTTATGATCAGAATGGTGATTATAAGCCTGAAGTTAAAAGCATCCAATCATTTTCATGAAATTAAGAATTCACTTGCATggtttcaaaatgaaaataaatggcCTAAAATTCTTACACTACTTTGAAAGTCTTGTTAACGCTGCGCCTATGTTTCcaagttttctttaaaatttcatCAACAGCCTTATCCATTCTCTGGGCTGTAGCGTTAAGTTTTGTAATAACGTCAGCAGTAATACCTGATTCCAATTGTTTTTGGACTTCTTTTAATACTATTGATGCATCGTGCACGATTTCTGCTGCATCATCTGCTATCTTGGCTATAACATTAACTGAAGTTTTTGCTTGAAAATTGAAGTTTGCACTCCCAACATAAACTACCACACTAGAAACCctataaaaagataattatatatataatttgtgtaGAAAAACTAAAGGAATTTTAGATAAAATACCATTTTCCATTATCTGATGTGTAATAGTAAAGACCATTTTCCTTTGCATTTATATTGttagtgtaaaatattttgacacATTCAATAAAAATCACCTTATCTACTGTATCAtcataaagaaaaaactaaCATGTTTTAGGTATCCCAAAATGCAAAAGTCTCATATGTTTACATTTAACTTGTTTGAAGTGTTTACAAATCAATATGTTTCTCTTTTCTAAAATTCACAATGTTTTCTCTCTTCTCCTCCATGATGTGATCTGAGCTCAACTAACATAAGAGATTAATACCACttccaacccaaaatcttaaaacataattttatgagttttctttcttaaatGGTGATTCTTGATATGTTGTGATTTGTGCCCAATTCATATAAGAGATTAACAACACTTTCAAgccaaaaccttaaaacaatagGATTATGGGTCTTCTTTCTTTCATGATgatcaactttctcatttttatccaatgtgaaacttaaactcacactttgATTCCCTGCTGTTTTATTATTTCAGTATGCTACTCAAGAGGATCCTGTTATGTCTATTAAGACTTGCACCACATATTGCAGATAAGTTCTCAAAGATAGTGCTCTTGCATGCTTCAGCAAATTATTTTCTTCGTATTTTCAGTCTTTTAAAACTACACTAACAAGGCAATATATTGAAATCTTATCAGATACCTACATAAATCTATGTAAAAATAAGTGTGTATATAAATTGAAATCTCTTTGTTGTGTGTTTCAAAACCTGTTTACTTAATATTACACA encodes the following:
- the LOC114168655 gene encoding RNA-binding protein 48 isoform X2 — translated: MNPELGCGDDLLQLFSSYGEVEECKPMDAEDCEKYTDVYWIKFRLVSNARFAKRKLDDFVFFGNKLQVSYATQFESPSDTQDKLEGRRREVLARLNPRRSKETPATSSNAMITSNVNSAQHLDSNAWDVEFKGGSGSGNFPTRISSNEDYFASPSMNRTVNFVRDKLDKIRSSGEHTQAGSASKKQRVDNRRRI
- the LOC114168655 gene encoding RNA-binding protein 48 isoform X1 — its product is MPRYKDESPAVRVYTVCDESRYLIVRNVPELGCGDDLLQLFSSYGEVEECKPMDAEDCEKYTDVYWIKFRLVSNARFAKRKLDDFVFFGNKLQVSYATQFESPSDTQDKLEGRRREVLARLNPRRSKETPATSSNAMITSNVNSAQHLDSNAWDVEFKGGSGSGNFPTRISSNEDYFASPSMNRTVNFVRDKLDKIRSSGEHTQAGSASKKQRVDNRRRI